The following proteins are co-located in the bacterium genome:
- a CDS encoding NTP transferase domain-containing protein: MNVVILAAGKGKRMKSDIPKVLHELAGKPLLGWVLDTASSLSPEKTIVVIGFKRELVEKYIKSRKDSTKITTVIQTELLGTADAVKRALPKLPDDGLLIVLCGDVPLLTAKTIKKLVDHHENTNAAATILTAVLEDPAQYGRIVRTKDGDVEKIVEFKDATDAQRKIKEINTGTYVFNLKPLREVINLVSADNAQREYYLTDVIHLLRGRGYKISALPAEDVWEVAGVNSKEQLERLEKHVRAKVKE, translated from the coding sequence ATGAATGTGGTTATTCTTGCAGCAGGCAAAGGGAAAAGGATGAAGTCAGACATTCCGAAGGTATTGCACGAACTCGCGGGAAAGCCGCTTCTCGGCTGGGTTTTGGACACAGCTTCATCGCTCTCACCCGAAAAAACAATAGTTGTGATTGGATTCAAACGAGAGCTGGTCGAAAAATACATCAAATCTCGCAAAGACAGCACTAAAATAACAACTGTAATCCAAACCGAACTTCTGGGGACCGCGGATGCGGTTAAGCGTGCACTTCCGAAGCTTCCCGATGATGGGCTTTTAATTGTCCTCTGCGGTGATGTGCCGCTTCTTACTGCAAAGACAATTAAGAAACTTGTCGACCATCACGAAAATACAAATGCTGCCGCAACAATTCTTACCGCAGTTCTCGAAGACCCCGCGCAATACGGTAGGATAGTTCGCACAAAAGACGGAGATGTTGAGAAAATAGTAGAGTTTAAAGATGCCACCGATGCCCAGCGAAAAATAAAGGAGATAAATACGGGAACTTATGTGTTCAACCTCAAGCCACTTCGCGAGGTTATCAATCTCGTTTCTGCTGACAATGCGCAACGGGAATACTACCTGACCGATGTTATACATCTTCTGCGTGGTCGGGGTTATAAAATTTCTGCATTACCTGCGGAAGATGTTTGGGAGGTAGCTGGCGTCAACTCAAAGGAGCAACTCGAAAGGCTTGAGAAGCATGTAAGAGCAAAAGTTAAGGAGTAG
- a CDS encoding HEPN domain-containing protein yields MKEIKDFVEKAEKFLITAKHSLDIGDYDSCVSRCYYAMFFMTEAILLTKNLTASSHKGVITLFGEHFVKTGIFNREAGKVLNEAYDKRLIGDYGIGFTITEKEARETLKAAENFVENLKNYLENWLEER; encoded by the coding sequence ATGAAGGAGATAAAAGATTTTGTGGAAAAAGCGGAAAAATTTCTGATTACTGCCAAACATTCATTGGATATTGGGGATTATGATTCCTGTGTTTCAAGATGCTATTATGCAATGTTTTTCATGACAGAGGCAATACTTCTCACAAAAAATTTAACCGCTTCTTCTCATAAAGGAGTAATAACTTTATTTGGCGAACACTTTGTAAAAACTGGAATTTTCAATAGAGAAGCAGGAAAAGTACTCAATGAAGCTTATGACAAAAGGCTAATCGGAGACTACGGAATAGGCTTTACCATTACTGAAAAAGAAGCTCGAGAGACATTAAAAGCAGCCGAAAACTTTGTTGAAAACCTAAAAAATTATCTTGAAAATTGGCTGGAGGAAAGGTGA
- a CDS encoding Hsp20/alpha crystallin family protein, whose translation MALVRWRPFEDLMNITDELHRFFEDFFGERLPIRRSSEEAPAWIPRVDIAETDDEIIVRADIPGMEKDEIKVTLSDNILTISGEKKIERDEKRENYHRVERVFGSFSRSFYIPTNVEADKIKASYKNGVLEVVLPKKESAKPKEIPVEVE comes from the coding sequence ATGGCACTGGTAAGATGGAGACCATTTGAGGACTTGATGAATATAACCGATGAACTTCACAGGTTCTTCGAGGACTTTTTCGGAGAAAGGCTGCCGATAAGGAGAAGCTCAGAAGAGGCTCCAGCGTGGATTCCTCGAGTGGATATTGCCGAGACCGACGACGAGATAATAGTTCGCGCTGACATCCCGGGAATGGAGAAGGATGAGATAAAGGTTACCCTCTCGGATAACATTCTGACTATTTCCGGCGAGAAGAAAATCGAGCGGGACGAGAAGCGCGAGAACTACCATCGTGTGGAGCGTGTGTTCGGCTCGTTCTCAAGGAGCTTCTACATCCCGACCAATGTGGAGGCGGACAAGATAAAGGCATCTTACAAAAACGGTGTTCTTGAGGTGGTTCTGCCCAAGAAGGAGTCCGCAAAGCCCAAAGAGATACCCGTTGAGGTCGAGTAA
- a CDS encoding bifunctional phosphoglucose/phosphomannose isomerase: MLDDPKTYSKYDPENMHELIFNFFEQLPKGRELAETSDYNLIDPSSVERIVVAGMGGSAIGADLLRCYALYRLRVPMYVNRDYKLPAFVDEKTLVILSSYSGNTEETLAALDEARSVGAMLFAISSDGELERKASEWGFGIVRIPQGLPPRAALGYSFAPLLTLFELWGFLPSHEEELNKTTSLLHEGAKRLFRDIPEDMNDAKKLARKLHGKLPLIYSTLRLEAVATRFRGQINENAKMLAYSAVIPEMNHNELVGWRYLFKLGDELKPIILLDPEDHPRNRFRANFVADVMRSLGVEPIFLEPPIKDAPFLARMFLLIQLGDFTSYYLAMLNKEDPKPVRVIDKLKAALKEFRE; this comes from the coding sequence ATGCTTGACGACCCAAAAACATACTCAAAATACGACCCTGAGAACATGCACGAGCTTATTTTCAACTTTTTCGAGCAGCTTCCCAAAGGGCGTGAACTTGCCGAAACGAGCGATTACAACCTTATCGACCCATCATCTGTGGAGAGGATAGTCGTTGCGGGCATGGGTGGCTCAGCTATAGGGGCTGACCTTCTCAGATGCTATGCGCTTTATCGTCTTCGCGTCCCCATGTATGTTAACCGCGATTACAAATTGCCCGCATTCGTTGACGAAAAAACGCTTGTGATTTTGTCGTCCTATTCTGGCAACACAGAGGAAACGCTTGCCGCACTTGATGAAGCACGGTCTGTTGGTGCGATGTTGTTCGCCATATCAAGCGATGGCGAACTTGAAAGAAAGGCCTCTGAATGGGGTTTTGGGATAGTAAGGATTCCACAAGGTTTACCGCCGCGGGCTGCGCTTGGATATTCTTTTGCACCGCTTCTAACCCTTTTTGAGCTGTGGGGTTTCCTGCCATCTCACGAGGAAGAGCTAAACAAGACTACTTCGCTTCTCCACGAGGGTGCCAAACGCCTTTTTCGCGATATCCCAGAGGATATGAATGATGCCAAAAAACTTGCGAGAAAGCTTCACGGGAAACTTCCGCTTATTTACTCAACGCTGCGGCTGGAAGCGGTTGCCACAAGGTTCCGCGGTCAAATCAATGAAAACGCGAAAATGCTTGCTTATTCTGCAGTCATCCCAGAGATGAACCACAACGAACTCGTCGGGTGGCGATACCTATTCAAACTTGGCGACGAGTTAAAGCCCATCATCTTACTCGACCCTGAGGACCATCCTCGCAACCGATTCAGAGCTAATTTCGTTGCTGATGTGATGCGCTCGCTTGGCGTTGAACCAATATTCCTTGAACCGCCGATAAAGGATGCACCATTTTTGGCAAGAATGTTCTTGCTTATTCAACTGGGCGACTTCACGAGTTATTACCTCGCAATGCTCAACAAGGAAGACCCCAAGCCTGTTCGGGTGATAGATAAGCTAAAAGCTGCGTTGAAAGAATTTAGAGAATAA
- the dnaK gene encoding molecular chaperone DnaK, translating to MPKILGIDLGTTNSCMAVMEGGKPTVIPNAEGGRITPSVVAFTKEGQRLVGVTAKRQAITNPENTVFSIKRFMGRSYDEVQTEITQVPYKVVKGPRGDARVYIPAVNKEFSPPEISAMILQKLKQDAEAYLGETVKEAVITVPAYFNDSQRQATKDAGRIAGFEVKRILNEPTAASLAYGLDKKGKTLKVAVFDLGGGTFDISILEIGEGVFEVLSTNGDTHLGGDDWDQRIINWLIDEFRKEQGIDLSKDPMAMQRLKEAAERAKIELSSVMETQINLPFITADASGPKHLSMTLTRSKLEQMTADLLERTVEPCKKALEDAKLTAADIDEVILVGGMTRMPAVQKKAKEIFGKDPHRGINPDEVVAVGAAIQAGVLSGEVKDILLLDVTPLSLGVETLGGVMTVLIPRNTTIPTRKTEIFTTAEDNQTTVEIHVLQGERPLAKDNKSLGKFYLEGIPPAPRGVPQIEVTFDIDANGILHVTARDKATGKEQSIRIEPSSGLTEDEIKRMVEEAQKFAEEDRRRKEEIELKNRADQFAYATEKEMKELGEKLDPADRNVLENLIKDLRDAIKRDDIPAVRIKLNELENKWHEIAAKLYKSGGGPTPPPGAGPTPPPGSGPTTPPPGEGPKEGGEGGGEVMDADYEVE from the coding sequence ATGCCGAAAATTCTGGGAATAGATCTCGGAACCACAAACAGCTGCATGGCTGTAATGGAAGGCGGCAAGCCCACGGTAATCCCAAACGCTGAAGGTGGAAGAATAACGCCATCTGTAGTCGCTTTCACAAAAGAAGGGCAGAGGCTCGTTGGCGTAACCGCCAAAAGACAGGCAATAACAAACCCGGAAAATACCGTCTTTTCCATAAAGAGGTTTATGGGGAGAAGTTACGATGAGGTTCAGACCGAGATAACTCAGGTTCCATACAAAGTTGTAAAGGGACCCCGTGGCGACGCAAGAGTTTACATCCCTGCTGTGAACAAGGAATTCTCCCCGCCAGAAATATCCGCAATGATTTTGCAGAAACTGAAACAGGATGCTGAAGCCTACCTCGGAGAAACTGTAAAAGAAGCTGTGATAACCGTTCCAGCATACTTTAATGATTCCCAGCGGCAGGCTACGAAAGATGCGGGAAGAATAGCCGGTTTCGAGGTTAAGCGCATTCTTAACGAGCCAACAGCCGCATCGCTTGCATATGGATTGGACAAAAAAGGCAAAACCCTTAAGGTAGCTGTTTTCGACCTCGGTGGTGGAACATTCGACATTTCCATACTCGAAATAGGTGAGGGCGTTTTCGAGGTTCTGTCCACTAACGGCGATACTCATCTTGGCGGTGACGACTGGGACCAGAGGATAATAAACTGGCTTATAGACGAGTTTCGTAAGGAGCAGGGTATAGACCTCTCTAAGGACCCCATGGCGATGCAGCGTCTCAAAGAAGCAGCAGAGCGTGCCAAAATAGAGCTTTCATCAGTTATGGAAACACAGATAAACCTTCCATTCATTACTGCTGATGCTTCCGGCCCAAAGCACCTTTCAATGACTCTTACCCGCTCAAAGCTTGAGCAAATGACTGCAGACCTGCTCGAGCGGACAGTGGAACCATGCAAAAAAGCTCTCGAAGATGCAAAACTGACTGCTGCTGACATAGACGAGGTAATACTGGTCGGTGGAATGACCAGAATGCCTGCTGTTCAGAAAAAAGCTAAGGAAATTTTCGGAAAAGACCCTCATCGCGGAATAAATCCTGATGAGGTTGTTGCAGTTGGTGCGGCTATTCAGGCTGGTGTCCTTTCTGGTGAGGTTAAGGACATTCTGCTTCTCGATGTTACACCACTTTCACTTGGGGTGGAAACACTTGGTGGCGTTATGACCGTTCTAATACCGAGGAACACGACGATACCAACACGCAAAACCGAAATATTCACCACCGCAGAGGACAATCAAACGACAGTGGAAATACATGTTCTTCAAGGTGAGCGCCCACTCGCAAAGGACAACAAATCACTCGGAAAGTTCTATCTTGAGGGTATCCCACCAGCTCCACGAGGTGTACCGCAAATAGAGGTAACATTTGACATCGACGCCAACGGGATTCTTCATGTTACCGCAAGGGACAAAGCCACAGGCAAAGAGCAATCGATAAGGATTGAACCATCATCCGGGCTTACGGAGGACGAGATAAAGCGTATGGTCGAGGAAGCGCAAAAGTTCGCAGAAGAGGACCGCCGAAGGAAAGAGGAAATAGAGCTCAAAAATCGTGCTGACCAATTCGCATATGCCACTGAGAAGGAAATGAAAGAACTCGGTGAGAAACTCGACCCTGCAGATAGGAATGTGCTTGAAAACCTAATCAAAGACCTAAGGGATGCTATAAAACGAGACGATATACCGGCAGTGCGAATAAAGCTAAATGAGCTTGAGAACAAGTGGCACGAGATAGCAGCAAAACTTTATAAAAGCGGCGGTGGTCCTACTCCACCTCCGGGTGCTGGACCTACACCTCCTCCTGGTAGTGGTCCTACCACACCTCCTCCTGGCGAGGGCCCCAAAGAGGGCGGTGAAGGTGGAGGTGAGGTTATGGACGCGGATTATGAGGTTGAGTAA
- a CDS encoding nucleotidyltransferase domain-containing protein, whose product MDKKITKLVNRIKNYLLQEYGDKVKNVILYGSQARGSATKHSDIDVVVLVDDSIDPFDVRRSLSNLLFDILLEDKEFISVVVLPKSFFENYNYPFMRNVKKDGVNV is encoded by the coding sequence ATGGATAAAAAGATAACCAAATTGGTAAATCGTATAAAAAATTATTTATTACAAGAATATGGAGATAAAGTCAAAAATGTCATTTTGTACGGTTCTCAAGCACGAGGAAGTGCTACAAAACACTCAGACATCGATGTAGTCGTATTAGTTGATGACTCAATAGATCCTTTCGATGTGAGGAGAAGTCTAAGTAATCTTTTGTTCGATATCCTGCTCGAGGATAAAGAATTCATATCAGTTGTTGTCCTTCCAAAAAGCTTTTTTGAGAATTATAACTACCCGTTTATGCGAAATGTGAAAAAAGATGGAGTCAATGTATGA